In one Geoglobus acetivorans genomic region, the following are encoded:
- a CDS encoding M20 family metallo-hydrolase, which translates to MPSSSLVDSLNSLDSKRDFVINTLSRLIEIKALSPENGGNGEWDKAEYVEGLLDFADEVRRYDAEDERAKNGLRPNIVAKIKGKSSRTLWVVTHLDVVPEGDLSLWESNPFKARVEGDRIYGRGAEDNGQAIVSTLLAGMFLAENEPDISFGMVFVSDEETGSDYGIQHLIKEGVFGRNDLFVVPDAGSPDGSLIEVAEKTILWLKFEIFGKQGHASRPDTSFNASRRAMKMLLELDELLHKKYDYRNELFEPPYSTFEPTRREKNVDNVNTIPGLDVSYMDCRILPDYDVDEVIEFLENYFERKRSEDGYDCRMEVVQKSWSPPTNEDAEIVSKLKKAIMDVRGIKARAIGIGGNTCASFFRRAGFETAVWNTSDETAHQPNEYARISNIIEDAKVFAYLAFER; encoded by the coding sequence ATGCCCAGTAGCAGTTTGGTTGATTCACTTAATTCTCTCGATTCGAAAAGGGATTTTGTCATAAATACTCTCTCGAGGTTAATTGAAATCAAAGCACTATCTCCCGAAAATGGTGGCAATGGTGAATGGGACAAGGCAGAGTATGTTGAAGGGCTGCTGGATTTTGCAGATGAAGTCAGGAGATATGATGCTGAAGATGAAAGGGCAAAAAACGGATTGAGGCCTAACATTGTGGCGAAAATAAAGGGCAAGAGCAGCAGAACTCTTTGGGTTGTAACTCACCTTGATGTTGTCCCTGAGGGCGATCTCTCTCTATGGGAAAGCAATCCCTTCAAAGCCAGAGTGGAGGGAGACAGGATTTATGGCAGGGGTGCTGAGGATAATGGCCAGGCAATAGTTTCAACTCTGCTTGCAGGAATGTTTCTTGCAGAAAATGAGCCTGACATCAGTTTCGGGATGGTTTTTGTTTCGGATGAAGAGACCGGCAGTGATTATGGTATTCAGCACCTGATTAAAGAAGGGGTTTTTGGAAGAAATGATCTTTTTGTCGTTCCTGATGCTGGCAGTCCTGATGGCTCTCTGATAGAAGTGGCTGAGAAAACGATTCTCTGGCTCAAGTTTGAAATATTTGGTAAACAGGGACACGCCTCAAGACCAGACACGTCATTTAACGCAAGCAGAAGAGCCATGAAGATGCTGCTGGAACTGGATGAGCTTCTCCATAAAAAATACGATTACAGAAATGAATTATTTGAGCCGCCCTATTCCACTTTTGAACCCACCCGAAGGGAGAAAAATGTTGATAACGTGAACACCATACCAGGACTGGATGTGAGTTACATGGATTGCAGGATTCTGCCGGATTACGACGTTGATGAAGTAATTGAGTTTCTGGAAAACTATTTCGAGAGAAAGAGGAGTGAAGATGGGTACGACTGCAGAATGGAAGTTGTTCAGAAATCGTGGTCACCACCTACAAATGAGGATGCTGAGATTGTTTCAAAGCTCAAAAAAGCGATAATGGATGTTAGGGGAATCAAAGCAAGAGCGATAGGTATTGGAGGGAATACCTGTGCATCGTTCTTCAGGAGAGCTGGCTTTGAAACTGCAGTGTGGAACACGAGTGATGAGACAGCACATCAGCCGAACGAATATGCCAGGATTTCGAATATAATTGAGGATGCCAAGGTTTTTGCATATCTTGCTTTTGAGAGGTGA